The following coding sequences lie in one Aspergillus luchuensis IFO 4308 DNA, chromosome 8, nearly complete sequence genomic window:
- a CDS encoding uncharacterized protein (COG:S;~EggNog:ENOG410PQK6;~antiSMASH:Cluster_8.9) — MQQPPISFLIRRYSMKAEQETPNNPLTQALSTTIKQRDEIETQSRVQAEQWSKWLKFGDTTDDADLRRLEDGRKSIVEIWQQFREHHPEHSRVGSDQLVPEIPNIATLRNIVQDAQMDWQAKRSKGLGKVKSYVVDFLEMMDDHSFLFKFIPTGDKYISLITGVISSVVKICANYKRIAEGFFSALVDLSSDLRLVQKKTDIWDSADMRTLVVDYYVMVFEFLCNAMSWFSRPRHRYRTIIDRSSYDHEVKDLVDRMKSAVARIRDEATHLAEKQVLGISSKLGQVLDIVSPRPIDVSGKFLYLHVVGSESRDDDRNATQAKFHRLGQLVGACSLETLQEVERNAKNDPQSLKIREKRESLTDVKPTDVQATEVETWKTESDSDADETCTRYDIQKATTALMKYTDDGREELSHTLRGNPSSLLPQEVLSEIQDWIRSPRSKMIWLEGVPSFNHRSNLFLAAMQLCALSTRAQIPCISFFCKPRYNCDTDVSSQEASVIALLYSIIAQLARLLPADFHGAPELLAHFEDLDGTIGSTSTALRIIEGLLVDAPPSIIWVINGLHMAESCGTINILDDFVAMLREQERLRLSKVCFTTDGNSHTLLPAMMVDERIDVSRMALAGPGGQLRGGGDIFAEMNNW, encoded by the exons ATGCAACAACCACCGATATCCTTTCTGATTAGGCGATATAGTATGAAGGCAGAGCAGGAAACGCCCAACAATCCGCTCACCCAGGCCCTGAGTACCACGATAAAACAGCGGGACGAGATCGAGACACAGTCTCGGGTGCAGGCGGAACAATGGAGCAAATGGCTCAAATTCGGGGATACCACAGA TGACGCAGATTTGAGGCGGCTTGAAGATGGTCGGAAGAGCATTGTAGAGATTTGGCAGCAATTTCGGGAACATCATCCTGAACATTCAAGAGTGGGCTCTGATCAACTAGTCCCGGAGATACCGAATATTGCCACGTTGAGAAATATCGTCCAGGACGCCCAGATGGACTGGCAGGCTAAGAGAAGTAAAGGACTGGGAAAGGTCAAGAGCTATGTTGTCGACTTTctggagatgatggacgacCATTCTTTTCTGTTCAAGTTCATCCCGACCGGAGACAAGTACATCAGTCTGATCACGGGCGTTATATCGTCAGTCGTCAAG ATATGTGCCAATTATAAGCGAATTGCCGAGGGCTTCTTTTCCGCCTTGGTTGATCTTAGCAGTGATTTGAGGCTCGTCCAAAAAAAGACGGATATCTGGGACAGCGCAGACATGAGGACACTCGTCGTGGACTACTACGTGATGGTCTTTGAGTTTCTCTGCAACGCAATGTCATGGTTTAGTCGACCGCGCCATCGATATCGGACGATCATTGATAGGAGCTCTTATGACCATGAAGTCAAGGACTTGGTTGATCGCATGAAATCGGCGGTTGCACGGATCCGTGACGAAGCGACACATTTGGCAGAGAAGCAGGTCCTGGGAATCAGCAGCAAGCTTGGCCAAGTGCTCGATATTGTCAGCCCACGGCCAATTGACGTCTCTGGaaaattcttatatcttCACGTTGTGGGAAGTGAGAGTCGAGACGACGACCGAAATGCGACGCAGGCGAAGTTTCACCGCTTGGGTCAGCTCGTGGGAGCATGCTCACTTGAAACGCTGCAAGAGGTTGAGAGGAATGCTAAAAATG ATCCACAGTCGCTAAAGATACgtgagaagagggagagccTGACGGATGTTAAGCCAACAGATGTTCAAGCTACTGAAGTCGAGACATGGAAGACTGAGTCGGACTCTG ACGCAGATGAGACATGCACGCGCTACGACATTCAGAAAGCCACGACAGCCCTCATGAAGTACACTGACGATGGGAGAGAAGAGCTTTCCCATACACTCCGAGGAaatccatcttctctactTCCACAGGAAGTATTGAGTGAGATCCAGGATTGGATCAGGAGCCCACGGTCGAAAATGATCTGGCTCGAGGGGGTCCCGTCATTTAATCATAGGTCCAATCTCTTCCTGGCAGCCATGCAGCTGTGCGCTCTGAGCACAAGGGCACAAATTCCCTGCATCTCATTCTTCTGTAAGCCAAGGTATAATTGCGACACGGATGTCTCGAGCCAAGAAGCCTCTGTCATCGCGCTTTTGTACTCCATAATCGCACAACTTGCGCGTCTGCTCCCCGCAGACTTCCACGGTGCCCCAGAGCTCCTGGCACATTTTGAAGATCTTGATGGAACGATAGGATCTACCTCCACTGCGTTGAGGATAATCGAAGGCCTCCTGGTGGATGCACCACCATCAATTATCTGGGTCATCAATGGACTTCATATGGCAGAGAGCTGCGGTACTATTAACATTCTGGACGACTTTGTGGCCATGCTGCGTGAGCAGGAGAGATTGCGGCTTTCCAAGGTATGCTTTACGACTGATGGAAACAGCCATACCCTGTTGCCGgccatgatggtggatgagcgAATAGATGTTTCTCGCATGGCTCTGGCAGGCCCTGGGGGGCAATTGcgtggagggggagacaTCTTTGCCGAGATGAACAATTGGTAA
- a CDS encoding uncharacterized protein (SECRETED:SignalP(1-16);~antiSMASH:Cluster_8.9) — MRSIIWLSALIGLAIAAPGASIPEENDKREWLDGYGGGGGDGYGGGGSDGYGLVSGNPACGKEEILKLYQGKREWLDGYGRGGGDGYGGGGGDGYGLVSGNPAHEKKRVLTSYQAKREWLDGYGRGGGGDGYGRGGDGYGRGGGYWKA, encoded by the exons ATGCGTTCGATTATCTGGCTGAGTGCACTTATCGGGCTTGCCATCGCGGCACCCGGAGCGTCTATTCCGGAGGAGAACGACAAACGGGAATGGCTCGATGGTtacggcggtggcggtggagatggctACGGCGGTGGCGGCAGTGATGGTTATGGTCTAGTAAGTGGTAATCCAGCttgtggaaaggaagaaatacTGAAATTATATCAGGGTAAGCGGGAATGGCTTGATGGTTACGGCCGtggcggtggagatggctacggcggtggtggcggtgatggtTACGGTCTGGTAAGTGGTAATCCAGCTCATGAAAAGAAGCGAGTACTTACATCTTACCAGGCTAAGCGAGAGTGGCTTGATGGCTACGGTcgtggaggcggcggcgatggatatggtcgtggtggtgacggATATGGTCGTGGAGGTGGCTATTGGAAG GCGTAG
- a CDS encoding oxidase ustYa family protein (COG:S;~EggNog:ENOG410PXC3;~InterPro:IPR021765;~PFAM:PF11807;~TransMembrane:1 (o50-73i);~antiSMASH:Cluster_8.9;~go_process: GO:0043386 - mycotoxin biosynthetic process [Evidence IEA]), with translation MKDAAYCPVDDGSDCRGSSSLDKDESRRVLLSRPFEDHVVHSSPPMSRKYLFFGLFCVVLLMLNTVMLVFNLWTTTPHSRKEGFIQKPTDYWLPGFESGIVYEKRQFHSAHSEYAGVGPEVDAKWHDLTRGAMGISRQQLTALNNHPDVAVQIENAGPDQEYMATFDVLHQLHCVDLLRKGIHMDYYKDKDEHFVNQTDERIFFHLGGS, from the exons ATGAAGGATGCCGCATATTGTCCAGTTGACGATGGCAGTGACTGCCGCGGGAGCAGCAGTCTTGACAAAGACGAATCCAGACGAGTGCTTCTTAGCAGACCGTTTGAGGACCATGTGGTTCACTCCAGTCCACCCATGAGCCGAAAGTACTTGTTCTTCGGATTGTTCTGTGTCGTTCTACTGATGTTGAATACTGTGATGCTTGTTTTCAACCTCTGGACAACCACGCCCCATTCCCGCAAAGAAGGCTTCATTCAGAAGCCTACAGATTACTGGT TGCCAGGCTTTGAAAGTGGAATCGTTTACGAGAAACGACAATTCCATAGCGCCCATTCAGAATACGCGGGTGTGGGACCGGAGGTAGATGCCAAATGGCACGACTTGACAA GAGGTGCAATGGGCATCAGTCGCCAGCAGCTGACAGCATTGAACAATCATCCCGATGTTGCAGTACAGATCGAAAACGCTGGCCCTGACCAAGAGTATATGGCGACCTTTGACGTTCTTCACCAATTACACTGTGTT GATCTCCTGCGGAAAGGTATCCACATGGATTACTACAAAGACAAAGATGAGCATTTCGTGAATCAAACAGATGAGCGTATCTTCTTTCACTTAGGTGGGTCTTAA
- a CDS encoding uncharacterized protein (COG:S;~EggNog:ENOG410PXC3;~InterPro:IPR021765;~antiSMASH:Cluster_8.9;~go_process: GO:0043386 - mycotoxin biosynthetic process [Evidence IEA]), with translation MCNDDLSLVTYNWVQGLDIPYPNFNTYHTCKNWDTFFALNQKLDVSARWEGGKVVEEYPIPRKPEHVDGMWPPP, from the coding sequence ATGTGCAACGATGACCTCTCCTTGGTGACTTACAACTGGGTGCAAGGCTTGGACATCCCGTACCCGAACTTCAACACGTACCATACCTGCAAGAATTGGGACACGTTCTTTGCGTTGAACCAGAAGCTCGATGTTAGTGCCAGGTGGGAAGGTGGTAaggttgttgaggaataCCCGATACCAAGAAAGCCGGAACATGTCGATGGCATGTGGCCACCTCCTTGA
- a CDS encoding malate dehydrogenase (COG:C;~EggNog:ENOG410PVX7;~InterPro:IPR015955,IPR001236,IPR036291,IPR001557, IPR010097,IPR022383;~PFAM:PF00056,PF02866;~antiSMASH:Cluster_8.9;~go_function: GO:0003824 - catalytic activity [Evidence IEA];~go_function: GO:0016491 - oxidoreductase activity [Evidence IEA];~go_function: GO:0016616 - oxidoreductase activity, acting on the CH-OH group of donors, NAD or NADP as acceptor [Evidence IEA];~go_function: GO:0030060 - L-malate dehydrogenase activity [Evidence IEA];~go_process: GO:0005975 - carbohydrate metabolic process [Evidence IEA];~go_process: GO:0006099 - tricarboxylic acid cycle [Evidence IEA];~go_process: GO:0019752 - carboxylic acid metabolic process [Evidence IEA];~go_process: GO:0055114 - oxidation-reduction process [Evidence IEA]) translates to MLADTIQSDLFDEIALYDIVHVPGIATDLMHIDTKAKVTGYLPADDGLKKALTGADVIVVTAGIARKPGMTRDDLFKTNAHIIRSIFTEVAATCPKAFCCVVTNPVNSTVPVAAETLKRAGVFDPTRLFGVTTLDVVRASTFAAHATNTDPKAYKVPVIGGHSGATILPLYSQAQPPVNLDEETLAAVINRVQFGGDEIVKSKQGAGSATTCMAYAGFRFVKAILAAMGGETVTEEAYVYLPGVPGGEEIAAKLGVDYFAVKVEIGQTGASKALSFGEVSEDERKLLGVAIEGLKKDIATGLALE, encoded by the exons ATGCTGGCTGACACTATTCAGAGTGATTTATTTGATGAGATTGCCTTGTACGATATTGTTCATGTCCCGGGCATTGCTACGGACTTGATGCACATCGACACCAAAGCCAAGGTTACTGGCTATCTTCCGGCTGATGATGGACTGAAAAAAGCTCTTACCGGCGCTGATGTCATCGTTGTCACGGCTGGTATTGCGCGTAAGCCGGGTATGACTAGAGATG ATTTATTCAAG ACAAATGCTCACATCATCCGCTCAATCTTCACCGAAGTCGCAGCAACATGCCCCAAGGCATTCTGCTGCGTTGTCACCAACCCCGTCAACTCCACCGTCCCCGTCGCCGCCGAGACTCTCAAAAGAGCAGGTGTCTTCGACCCGACTCGCCTCTTTGGCGTCACTACCCTAGACGTCGTGCGGGCATCTACTTTCGCCGCACATGCCACAAACACCGACCCCAAGGCGTATAAAGTTCCCGTTATCGGTGGCCACAGCGGAGCTACCATACTGCCACTTTATAGTCAGGCTCAGCCACCGGTCAACCTTGATGAGGAGACTTTGGCGGCTGTCATTAACC GGGTGCAATTCGGCGGTGACGAGATCGTGAAGAGTAAGCAGGGCGCGGGAAGTGCTACTACATGCATGGCGTATGCGGGATTCCGCTTCGTCAAGGCTATTTTGGCAGCCATGGGTGGAGAAACAGTTACCGAGGAAGCCTATGTTTATCTTCCTGGTGTTCCTGGCGGTGAGGAGATTGCGGCCAAGCTTGGGGTGGATTACTTTGCTGTTAAGGTTGAGATTGGACAGACAGGGGCTTCGAAGGCGCTGTCATTTGGTGAGGTTTCTGAGGATGAGAGGAAGCTTCTGGGTGTTGCTATCgaggggttgaagaaggatatTGCTACGGGGTTGGCTTTGGAGTAG
- a CDS encoding uncharacterized protein (COG:S;~EggNog:ENOG410PXRE;~InterPro:IPR038305,IPR029498;~PFAM:PF14479;~antiSMASH:Cluster_8.9) codes for MPKLLQSRRCIRRVFSCTLDICASTQKYMKKKRIRKWFDGLLRRDNGEQAAASEEKEATLNERSLATGLSTLQTVDAIKTAVESINGNLERLIARAGCIDERTAAIRSITDTIQEKTQEIPSKQDDLMDMQREMIGMQRVIMDQLSEQAKLFSQALRFLEPLQIGNNFGKEARTSLLKLDVVKLRLTRWGRFVGLTDLNDVGSAHEINLAREDIPEMQDLLGEILELIREADKLSGCFRNKNPASPNMDPSQELARTSESSHQQVNDIIGGQEGEFIVNQNEALAIHEMKDFSRLIQDIGGLVNDLTELFPAENKQCGIYKNEASRMDKVKIGLSLLKETYASQDGLSSETVVKANQPTITYNNCVIFTGENFGIQMGHNAGTIDNVRFDQQSRS; via the exons ATGCCGAAATTGCTTCAATCTCGGAGATGCATTAGGCGCGTCTTCTCCTGTACACTCGACATTTGCGCCAGCACGCAAAAGTatatgaagaagaaacgGATTA GGAAATGGTTCGATGGTCTGCTAAGGAGGGATAATGGCGAACAGGCTGCAGCaagcgaagaaaaagaggcgACCCTCAACGAGAGGAGCCTAGCCACTGGACTGTCGACTTTGCAGACTGTCGATGCGATTAAGACAGCTGTCGAAAGCATAAACGGCAATTTAGAGCGCTTAATCGCCAGAGCTGGATGCATTGACGAAAGAACCGCAGCAATCCGGTCGATTACAGATACCATTCAAGAGAAGACTCAAGAAATCCCATCCAAACAGGACGACCTGATGGACATGCAGAGGGAGATGATTGGTATGCAACGAGTAATCATGGACCAATTGTCCGAGCAGGCCAAGTTATTCAGCCAAGCGCTGAGATTTTTGGAGCCACTTCAGATTGGAAATAATTTTGGCAAGGAAGCCCGGACGAGTCTACTGAAACTTGACGTGGTTAAGTTGCGCCTAACTCGGTGGGGGAGGTTTGTGGGTTTGACTGATCTGAACGATGTGGGGTCTGCTCACGAAATAAATCTCGCTCGTGAAGACATTCCAGAAATGCAAGATCTCCTCGGTGAAATACTGGAGCTGATCAGGGAAGCGGATAAGCTTTCGGGCTGCTTCAGGAATAAGAATCCCGCATCTCCGAATATGGATCCCAGTCAGGAGCTGGCCAGAACCTCTGAATCGTCTCATCAGCAAGTCAATGATATCATTGGGGGGCAGGAGGGTGAATTTATTGTCAACCAGAATGAGGCCCTGGCCATTCACGAGATGAAGGATTTCTCGCGGTTGATCCAAGACATAGGTGGTCTGGTCAACGATTTGACTGAATTATTCCCAGCGGAAAATAAGCAGTGCGGGATCTATAAGAATGAAGCTTCACGGATGGACAAGGTCAAGATTGGTCTGTCACTCCTTAAAGAGACTTATGCTAGCCAGGATGGTCTTTCGAGTGAAACAGTTGTCAAGGCCAATCAGCCTACGATTACCTACAATAACTGTGTTATCTTCACAGGGGAGAACTTTGGAATCCAGATGGGACATAACGCTGGCACAATTGACAACGTGCGATTCGACCAGCAGAGTCGGTCGTGA
- a CDS encoding D-mandelate dehydrogenase-like dehydrogenase (COG:C;~EggNog:ENOG410PFMM;~InterPro:IPR006140,IPR036291,IPR006139,IPR029753, IPR029752;~PFAM:PF00389,PF02826;~SMCOG1072:dehydrogenase;~antiSMASH:Cluster_8.9;~go_function: GO:0016616 - oxidoreductase activity, acting on the CH-OH group of donors, NAD or NADP as acceptor [Evidence IEA];~go_function: GO:0051287 - NAD binding [Evidence IEA];~go_process: GO:0055114 - oxidation-reduction process [Evidence IEA]) has translation MRLGQKAAWTLFPRSTIRTMSSAKPRILFFNPVRHAVPFYEKLQEYAHTEVVTSKSREEFCKDVTGKYKDIFAIYRTSASGAVAGKFDAELINHLPSSCKYIFHNGAGYDPIDTEACAKRGIIVTNAPDPVTDATADLAILLLLGALRNLNPALRSLHAGTFKQGVGFGHDPQGKTLGILGMGRIGRAIKQRCEPFGIKTVYHNRRPLSADLSAGAEYVSFEKLLTESDLISINVPLNANTKHLIGSAEIAKMKRGVVIINTARGAIVDEAAMADALESGHIGAVGLDVYEREPEINERLVKNERALLVPHIGTHTYETLAKMEEWAMENARRAIVGEVLLSPVPEHWGLVNGKA, from the exons ATGAGGCTCGGACAGAAAGCAGCGTGGACTCTCTTCCCTCGCAGCACCATCAGAACCATGTCGTCGGCTAAGCCCcgcattctcttcttcaatcccGTGAGGCACGCAGTGCCGTTTTACGAGAAGCTCCAGGAGTATGCTCACACAGAGGTGGTGACAAGTAAAAGTCGGGAGGAGTTCTGCAAAGATGTCACAGGAAAATATAAAGACATCTTTGCCATTTATCGGACATCCGCTAGCGGTGCT GTAGCTGGGAAGTTCGATGCCGAACTAATCAACCACCTCCCATCAAGCTGCAAATACATCTTCCACAACGGCGCAG GCTACGACCCCATCGACACCGAAGCCTGCGCCAAACGAggcatcatcgtcaccaACGCCCCGGACCCAGTGACAGATGCAACCGCTGACCTAGCTATCCTCCTACTCCTGGGTGCTCTGCGAAACCTTAACCCGGCACTTCGCTCCCTTCACGCCGGGACCTTCAAACAAGGCGTAGGTTTCGGCCACGACCCTCAAGGAAAGACGCTAGGTATCCTCGGTATGGGCCGAATCGGCCGTGCTATCAAACAGCGCTGCGAACCTTTCGGAATCAAGACAGTCTATCATAACCGTCGTCCCTTGTCTGCTGATCTGTCTGCCGGGGCCGAGTACGTCTCCTTTGAGAAACTGCTCACTGAGAGTGATCTCATCAGTATTAACGTGCCCTTGAATGCGAATACGAAGCATTTAATTGGCTCAGCGGAGATCGCGAAGATGAAGCGCGGCGTTGTGATTATCAATACGGCTCGTGGTGCTATTGTTGACGAGGCTGCTATGGCTGATGCCCTGGAGAGTGGGCATATTGGTGCTGTTGGCTTGGATGTGTATGAGAGGGAGCCGGAGATCAATGAAAGACTCGTGAAGAATGAACGTGCGCTTTTGGTGCCGCATATTGGGACACATACGTATGAAACGttggcgaagatggaggagtggGCGATGGAGAATGCGAGACGGGCGATTGTGggtgaggtgttgttgtcccCGGTTCCGGAGCATTGGGGGTTGGTGAATGGGAAGGCTTAG
- a CDS encoding uncharacterized protein (COG:G;~EggNog:ENOG410PKV4;~InterPro:IPR005828,IPR003663,IPR036259,IPR020846;~PFAM:PF00083,PF07690;~SMCOG1169:sugar transport protein;~TransMembrane:11 (o6-26i38-57o63-84i96-116o128-149i215-237o257-278i285-308o314-341i353-371o383-404i);~antiSMASH:Cluster_8.9;~go_component: GO:0016020 - membrane [Evidence IEA];~go_component: GO:0016021 - integral component of membrane [Evidence IEA];~go_function: GO:0022857 - transmembrane transporter activity [Evidence IEA];~go_process: GO:0055085 - transmembrane transport [Evidence IEA]), whose translation MFLTIYFIGTVVAIYTIGCLIGALSITQLGNRIGRRKSLMIVAAVATIGLVIQATSYHIAQLVVGRIVSGIGIGGVNAVVPVWQSECTKPKSRGKNVVVIGVFIASGVAMASWVNVGLSFVEESEVSWRLPLALPIVFTLLLLAFTLSFPESPRWLISKGRKAEARGAMHALADKHIVSYEAIDAEIETISLALRESSTSEYGFVNFFKRGPQRLFYRLFLAVAVNFSAQMTGANVITYYGKTIFQESLGLEAEKAAILSAGVLTWKIFAALSAYLSVDRFGRKPLFIVSALGMGTSMAGLTGTVWAIDNRYTYGASIAATFFLFFYMSFFPLGFLAANFLYAAEIAPQELRIHLAAIGTATHWLFNFVIAEITPIAFATIRWRYYIVYAVIGFSVALMVYFVFPETKGRSLEEMDRLFGDPEHWWKVTVYSREMMGMEMVEVDGDDVKMDASHIKKA comes from the coding sequence ATGTTCCTAACCATCTATTTCATAGGAACCGTCGTCGCCATATACACGATCGGATGCCTCATCGGCGCCCTCTCGATCACCCAGCTTGGGAACCGCATCGGACGACGCAAATCCCTCATGATCGTTGCTGCAGTAGCTACCATCGGTCTAGTCATACAGGCTACGTCCTACCATATAGCTCAACTTGTCGTGGGACGTATAGTTTCCGGGATCGGGATTGGTGGTGTGAACGCTGTCGTCCCAGTTTGGCAGAGCGAGTGCACAAAGCCCAAGAGTCGAGGGAAGAATGTCGTTGTTATCGGCGTTTTCATTGCCTCAGGAGTTGCCATGGCTAGCTGGGTGAACGTGGGGCTCTCGTTTGTAGAAGAGAGTGAGGTATCCTGGCGCCTCCCTCTGGCACTACCAATCGTCTTCACCCTGCTGCTCCTGGCATTTACCCTGTCCTTCCCTGAATCACCCCGCTGGCTCATCAGCAAAGGCCGCAAGGCAGAAGCCCGCGGCGCCATGCACGCACTAGCCGACAAGCACATAGTTAGCTACGAAGCGATTGACGCCGAAATCGAAAccatctctctcgctctccgAGAATCATCTACATCAGAATACGGTTTCGTCAACTTCTTCAAACGGGGACCTCAACGCCTGTTCTAccgtctcttcctcgccgTTGCCGTCAACTTCAGCGCTCAAATGACTGGTGCCAACGTGATAACCTACTACGGAAAAACCATTTTCCAAGAATCCCTAGGCCTCGAAGCAGAGAAAGCAGCTATCCTGAGCGCCGGCGTCCTAACATGGAAAATCTTCGCTGCTCTCTCGGCCTACCTTTCCGTTGACCGCTTCGGCCGCAAACCACTCTTCATCGTGTCCGCGTTGGGGATGGGTACATCCATGGCCGGACTCACTGGAACAGTCTGGGCGATTGATAACCGGTACACGTACGGTGCTAGTATCGCAGCGAcgttttttctcttcttctacatGTCTTTCTTCCCGCTTGGGTTCTTGGCTGCTAATTTCTTGTATGCGGCGGAGATCGCCCCCCAAGAGCTGAGGATTCATTTGGCGGCGATTGGAACGGCGACCCATTGGTTGTTTAATTTTGTCATTGCAGAGATTACGCCCATTGCGTTTGCGACGATCAGGTGGAGGTATTATATTGTGTATGCGGTGATTGGGTTTAGTGTTGCTCTTATGGTTTATTTCGTCTTTCCGGAGACGAAGGGTCGAtcgctggaggagatggatcggTTATTTGGTGATCCGGAACATTGGTGGAAGGTTACTGTATATtcgagggagatgatgggaatggaaatggtggaggtggatggggatgatgtgaAGATGGACGCGAGTCATATTAAGAAGGCTTAG